From a region of the Triticum aestivum cultivar Chinese Spring chromosome 7D, IWGSC CS RefSeq v2.1, whole genome shotgun sequence genome:
- the LOC123165520 gene encoding protein GFS12 isoform X3 produces the protein MASYMNLSIEQDVINSLNLLCENTISGPAGLGFLSFVGFSAFDDIHPSGLVRHPNILPVLAVVESSDCCYMFQPKAPYTLENIMHYSPEALCSDWHIRFFIYQIMSALAYLHDFGVHHGNLKPSTILMSDSLWPYLSISDISHVKQNRGFGGPEGSILNSCCAEEDCSSRSIFASFNLPSSLDWSSHFKRWWTGELSNYEYLLVLNKLAGRRWGDPAFHPVMPWVIDFTVRPDENSDIGWRDLTKSKWRLAKGDEQLDFTYSSSDVPYHVSDECLSELAVCSYKARRLSKTILRSAVRSVYEPNEYPSSMQRLYQWTPDECIPEFYSDPWIFVSLHSEMSNLALPSWVTSSEEFICLHRDALESDRVSQQLHHWIDITFGYKLAGEASVEAKNVMLPPSDPSRPKSIGRRQLFTKPHPKRLISTPHSAYHNKVESCARCQRKGSNSTTDVLLNDCNPPNMFSQVDYLEEFEQATLFMELQHHLNPIYSYSNTAACCCSSVKYLKRQFSDQEVLQPDSVLSVVPDFDFGSYLECFESDDSSSIGYQELLRWKQRSCSVIEHHANDIFSIGCILAEIYLHRPLFDASLLAAYKETGMLPGALHELPVHVRLLVESCIQRQWERRPCSKHLLESPYFPPSVRSAYMFLAPLQLLCTSGDRLKYVTKLASEGTLKAMGEFAAEVCAPYCLPFVSSSRLDVDTESCLRLLKEFLKCLSVQAAKKHILPIIQKILQVPEYSHLKVSLLQDSFVRELWKKLGKQTYIEKVHPLVIANLHNSPNKITASSASIVLIGSSEELGIPITVHQTVLPLIHSFGKGLCDDGIETLVRIGGLLGESFIVKQILPLLRNVIHFCIDSSKVTKPEPQQSWNSFALIDGLSALEGLVSVLPVKAVLRELLQDQVCLHIKILMLIHLDLDVIQVAATAFVDLCLRIGPDNTVIHVLPHLKELFAELAFFQDSSAVSLPTKGLKISERNKSETIKMESRIDLVCCRLLLYPFLASLVGIEKLREYCSTWFLLEQSLQRLYNWKFEPSSKCSISGENMKTQRFQPGNDTSSEVVPTELFNGAGSSVSQSQIPKTGWMAASKHRFRLEHGTSSDNLSASTSGNQPWFWFPSPDSSWGVPDLLGRSSGLKDELPWKIEASVLYSARAHPGALRSLEVHDDECTIFTGGVGPGFKGSIQRWELANMNCTSGYYGHEEVVNSICILSITGKVASCDGTIHIWNGQTGKLIAAHTESSTSFPLQTASVEQANMLNQDALSGGILSNAFRGSLYTTMHYMASEDKLVAGMGNGSIRFIDISRDQKLHLWKSDSAEISFSSLVSTICSSGSDKPRNGSLVASSSWIAAGLSSGYCRLLDERSGKIIAVWRAHDGHITKLASPEDHLIASSSLDKTLRIWDLRRNLSVQSNIFRSHSDGIFDFSVWGQDLLSVSRNKIALTSLSRPTNEIGHQQLVLQNLYSTDRGVKYKNMSVLSAISVLPLSRLFVVGTEDGFLKICH, from the exons ATGGCAAGTTATATGAATTTATCCATTGAACAGGATGTGATTAATTCACTAAATCTGTTGTGTGAAAACACCATTAGTGGACCAGCTGGTTTAGGTTTTCTCAGTTTTGTTGGATTTTCAGCATTTGATGATATACATCCTTCTGGGCTTGTGAGACACCCCAACATCTTACCTGTGTTAGCTGTTGTAGAATCATCTGATTGTTGCTACATGTTTCAACCAAAGGCTCCATACACTTTGGAGAACATCATGCACTACAGTCCAGAGGCATTGTGCTCAGATTGGCACATCAGATTTTTCATCTACCAAATAATGTCTGCATTGGCATATCTTCATGATTTTGGAGTTCATCACGGCAATCTGAAACCATCAACCATTTTGATGTCAGATTCTCTATGGCCTTATCTCAGCATAAGTGATATATCTCATGTTAAACAGAACCGGGGTTTTGGGGGACCTGAAGGTTCAATACTTAATTCATGCTGTGCTGAGGAGGATTGTTCTTCCAGATCCATTTTTGCTAGTTTCAATCTTCCATCATCCTTAGATTGGTCTTCTCACTTCAAACGATGGTGGACGGGTGAGTTGAGCAATTATGAGTACCTTCTTGTCTTGAACAAGTTAGCTGGTAGGAGATGGGGTGATCCAGCTTTTCATCCGGTGATGCCTTGGGTAATAGATTTCACAGTGAGGCCTGACGAAAATTCTGACATTGGCTGGAGAGACCTCACCAAAAGTAAATGGCGGTTGGCAAAGGGCGATGAACAATTGGATTTTACTTACTCATCATCTGATGTTCCATATCATGTTTCTGATGAGTGTCTCTCAGAGCTAGCAGTTTGCAGTTACAAAGCAAGAAGGCTATCAAAGACCATCTTGAGGTCAGCTGTCCGCTCTGTCTACGAGCCCAACGAATACCCATCTAGTATGCAAAGGCTTTATCAATGGACTCCAGATGAATGCATCCCAGAGTTCTATAGCGATCCCTGGATTTTTGTCTCTCTTCATTCTGAAATGAGTAATTTGGCTTTGCCTTCCTGGGTGACCTCTTCAGAGGAATTCATTTGTCTTCACAGGGATGCCTTAGAGAGTGACCGAGTCTCACAACAACTGCATCATTGGATTGATATAACCTTTGGCTATAAACTTGCTGGGGAGGCATCTGTTGAAGCTAAGAATGTCATGTTGCCTCCCAGTGATCCATCAAGGCCTAAATCAATTGGGCGACGGCAGCTTTTTACAAAGCCACATCCTAAGCGTCTTATTAGCACACCTCACTCAGCCTACCACAATAAAGTGGAATCTTGTGCAAgatgccaaagaaaaggaagtaaCTCAACTACTGATGTATTGTTAAATGACTGTAATCCCCCAAATATGTTTTCACAAGTTGATTATTTGGAAGAGTTTGAACAAGCAACATTATTTATGGAGCTTCAACATCATTTGAATCCAATATACAGTTACTCTAACACTGCTGCTTGTTGTTGTTCATCAGTCAAATATCTCAAGAGACAATTTTCAGATCAGGAGGTATTGCAACCTGATAGTGTATTATCGGTGGTGCCTGATTTTGATTTTGGCTCCTATCTTGAATGCTTTGAGTCTGATGATAGTTCTTCTATTGGTTATCAAGAGCTGTTGCGCTGGAAGCAAAGGTCTTGTTCTGTTATTGAGCATCATGCAAATGATATATTTTCAATAGGGTGCATCTTAGCAGAAATCTATCTGCACAGACCACTTTTTGATGCTTCCTTGCTAGCTGCATATAAAGAAACTGGTATGCTGCCAGGAGCACTCCATGAATTGCCTGTTCATGTCCGTTTGCTTGTTGAGTCATGCATCCAAAGGCAATGGGAAAG GAGGCCGTGTTCAAAGCATCTTCTGGAGTCACCATATTTTCCTCCATCAGTTCGATCCGCATATATGTTTCTTGCTCCACTTCAACTTCTGTGTACATCTGGAGACCGCCTgaagtatgttactaagcttgcaAGTGAAGGGACACTTAAAGCCATGGGAGAATTTGCTGCTGAAGTGTGTGCACCTTACTGCCTACCTTTTGTTTCATCATCTCGGTTGGATGTTGACACCGAGTCTTGCTTGCGTCTGCTTAAAGAGTTTTTGAAGTGCTTGAGTGTCCAAGCAGCTAAGAAACATATTCTGCCCATCATTCAGAAAATCTTACAG GTACCAGAATATTCCCATCTGAAGGTTTCTCTCCTTCAAGATTCTTTTGTCCGAGAGTTATGGAAAAAATTGGGAAAACAAACTTATATTGAGAAGGTGCATCCGTTGGTCATAGCAAACTTACACAATTCACCTAACAAGATCACTGCATCTTCTGCATCCATTGTTTTAATTGGTTCAAGTGAGGAACTAGGAATACCAATCACTGTTCATCAG ACAGTTTTACCACTAATCCACTCTTTCGGCAAAGGTTTATGTGATGACGGAATTGAAACTTTGGTCAGGATAG GTGGACTTCTTGGGGAAAGTTTTATTGTCAAGCAAATTCTCCCCTTGCTGAGGAATGTTATACATTTTTGTATCGACTCCTCCAAGGTGACTAAGCCAGAACCACAGCAGAGTTGGAACTCTTTTGCTCTGATTGATGGCTTATCTGCGTTGGAAGGCCTTGTATCAGTTCTTCCTGTTAAGGCAGTTCTCAGGGAGCTTCTCCAG GACCAAGTCTGTCTTCATATAAAGATTCTTATGCTGATCCATTTGGACCTTGATGTGATTCAG GTGGCAGCTACTGCATTTGTTGACCTTTGTCTACGAATTGGACCAGATAATACTGTCATACATGTTTTGCCACATCTAAAAGAGCTTTTTGCTGAATTGGCCTTTTTTCAAGACTCTTCTGCTGTTAGCCTTCCTACAAAAGGGTTAAAAATCTCAGAAAGAAACAAAAGTGAGACGATTAAAATGGAATCTAGAATTGATCTCGT CTGTTGTAGGTTGTTGCTATATCCTTTCTTGGCATCACTTGTTGGAATAGAGAAGCTCCGTGAATACTGCTCTACATGGTTTCTATTGGAGCAGTCTCTTCAAAGGTTGTACAATTGGAAG TTTGAGCCTTCCAGTAAATGTTCTATAAGTGGTGAAAACATGAAAACTCAAAGGTTTCAGCCTGGCAACGACACCTCGTCTGAGGTTGTTCCAACAGAACTTTTTAATGGGGCAGGGTCGTCTGTGTCTCAATCTCAAATCCCTAAAACTGGTTGGATGGCAGCTTCCAAGCACAGATTTAGGCTCGAGCATGGAACATCTAGTGACAATTTGTCTGCATCAACTTCTGGAAATCAGCCCTGGTTTTGGTTCCCTTCTCCTGACAGTAGTTGGGGCGTACCAGATCTTCTTGGACGCAGTAGCGGTTTGAAGGATGAACTTCCATGGAAGATCGAAGCTTCAGTCCTTTACTCAGCCCGTGCACACCCTGGGGCTCTGCGGTCATTAGAAGTCCATGATGATGAGTGCACGATTTTTACTGGGGGAGTTGGACCTGGTTTTAAAGGAAGTATACAGCGTTGGGAGTTGGCCAACATGAATTGCACATCTGGATATTACGGGCATGAAGAG GTTGTCAATTCCATCTGTATCCTGTCAATTACTGGAAAAGTAGCTTCTTGTGATGGCACGATTCATATTTGGAATGGGCAGACAGGAAAGCTCATAGCAGCTCATACCGAGTCGTCAACAAGCTTTCCGCTGCAAACTGCATCTGTTGAACAGGCAAACATGCTTAATCAGGACGCGCTCTCAGGTGGAATATTGTCGAATGCATTTCGTGGTAGCTTGTATACGACCATGCATTACATGGCATCTGAAGATAAACTTGTTGCTGGCATGGGAAATGGATCTATCAG ATTTATTGATATCTCTCGGGATCAGAAGCTGCATTTATGGAAGAGTGATTCGGCTGAAATCTCCTTCTCATCACTCGTGTCAACTATTTGCTCGTCTGGCTCAGACAAGCCGAGGAATGGAAGCCTTGTGGCTTCATCATCCTGGATTGCAGCAGGTCTAAGCTCTGGTTATTGTCGATTACTTGACGAGCGTAGTGGAAAAATCATTGCAGTTTGGCGAGCACATGATGGTCACATTACGAAG TTGGCATCACCAGAGGACCACTTGATTGCATCTAGCTCCCTTGACAAGACTCTTCGAATTTGGGATCTAAGAAG GAACCTATCAGTCCAGTCAAACATTTTCAGAAGCCATTCAGATGGCATCTTTGACTTCTCTGTTTGGGGTCAAGACCTGTTATCAGTGTCAAGAAACAAAATTGCACTTACTTCCCTATCGAGACCAACAAATGAG ATCGGACATCAGCAGCTCGTACTTCAGAACTTATATTCGACTGACAGAGGAGTAAAATATAAAAACATGTCTGTTCTTTCGGCTATTTCTGTGCTTCCTTTGTCAAGATTGTTTGTCGTTGGAACAGAAGATGGTTTTCTCAAAATCTGCCACTAG